The Methanophagales archaeon nucleotide sequence GCGAGAGCTACAACGAGGCTCTGGATACCAAATACCATGCAATAGCTCTGCAATTCATATTTCGCACTTGATTTCAAAGCGAGCTGTCCCAATTCCGAGATATCCACATCCAGGCGATGAGAAGCTACTTCAAGGAACCTGCCCGATGAACCACCGCAGATACCTCCCAGACTGAAACTGTTGGCTATTCCATCACGCATGAGGATCAACTTGTTGTTCATACCCCCTATATCAATCACCGATGCTTCACCCTTATGCCGGTTTGTGAGCAGTGCAGCGCCTTTAGCAACCACACTCACCTCTTCTAAATTCAAGTCTGCCTTCACATGTTCCCCCACCAACTCACGTCCGTGCCCTGTTACACCAATAGCTTCTATATCACTCTCCTTCAGCGTAGCATCTTTTAATGCCACCTCTATCGCGGAATCCGCGCTCTTCACAGGGTCCGTTGTCGGTAGCCACGCTTCTCCCACTATTATATTATCCTTCATTACCACCACCTTTGTAGTGGAAGAGCCGGAATCTATGCCCATTGTTATCCCTTCCTGCCTCGCCCGCATCAGTAATGCCTTCCTCGCTATCAACGTCTTCAATGCTTCCAGCCGTGAGTATATCTCTATCTCCTTCGGTTTCTCTACATTTGAATACGCTATGACTGGTATATCAGTCCTTTCATGTAGGAATCGCCTGATTGTATCCTTTACGATGGTGCCCTCAGAGCATCTGAAGCAGGTGAGAAGGAGCGCACCCTTTATTGAGGGGTCTTCCAGCATTGAGACCGCTCTTGCCATCATCAAGTTCAAACTCGGACTCTCTGCCTTCAAACCTATCTCTTTACATGCCGCTTCCACCCGCGATAGCTCCATCTCGGGGTATACCAGTTCTATACCCACCTGTTCCGCTATTTCACTCAGCAGCCATTGAATCCCACTATATTCCGTGCCACAGGATATCTGTGCTACACGCGTTGCCATGCTTCAACTTCACCTCCGCTACTTACCTTCACCTTTCGGTAGCCCCTTCAAAAACGCCATTATCTGCTTCACCATCTCGTCCATTCGCTCTCCACCCTCAAACTTCACTTCCAGCGTCGGTATCTTTCGCTTCCGTATCAGGAACTTGAAGAATTCATCGGAGACGGCGCAACCCATACACCCATAGGTTGGTGGTGCATCAGTGAGGATTATAGAAGCTTCTGCTTGCTCTAATAGTGGCGCTAACAGTCCTATCCTTCCCTTCACACCTGCAGGTTCTTCCACCGAGACATACCGCAAAGCCCTCTTCAGGTCGTCCTCTGTTACATTCAAAGGTGGTGCATCAATCTCCGCATCTCGCACATGCTTACCTATCTCCCGCATCAGTACTACCGGTTCATGCCCCCCTCTTTCCACCAAATCCGCTAATATCAAACTATTCGGCGGGTATACTAATACTTTCATTTGTATCTCCCATCTTTACTTTATATCTTAAACCTTCATGAAGATATTTCTTAATGATTTATTGCTGAGCTAACATGGAAGAGAGTTCGTTCTTCCCTTTCCCTTCTGTGCGAGAAGGGCAGAGAGAGTTTATGGCAGATGTGAAGCATGCAGTAGAAGCTGGTGGGATCCTCGTTGCTCACGCACCTACCGGAATAGGTAAAACCGTAGCAGCTCTCGTTCCCGCTCTTCTGTATGCCATCGAGAATGAAAAGACAATCTTCTTCCTCACATCCAAACGAAGTCAGCATAAAATAGCTATTGATACTCTAAGGCTGATAAAGGAGCGCAACGATCTGAATCTCACCGCTGTTGATATCACGTCCAAGCAATCCATGTGTCCGAGGGCGGTATCCGTCTATCGTGAGTTCTATTCCCTCTTCAATGAGTTCTGCAGGAATGAGCAGAAGAATAAAAGATGCTGGTATTACATGAACCATGATGAAGAAGCCTTAGCCCGGATAAGAGGCGAGATAATGCATGTGGAAGAGCTGTGTGAATGGTGCAAAACGAGGCAGATATGCCCCTATAAGGCGGCGCTGGAGGTGGGTAAAAGTGCAGATGTCATCGTTTGTGACTATAATTATCTCTTCTCCCGGGATATCGCATCGAAGGTGCTGGAGAAGATAGAGAAGAATCTTGATGAGCTTATTGTTATCGTTGACGAGGCTCATAATCTCCCGGATCGCATAAGAAATAATCTAAGCAGTGAACTACGCCTGAAAACCATCTCAGAAACAGCCAGGAGCATCAGGAATATAGACAGAGAGATGTATAACAATCTCTTACAGATGGAGATGATACTCAGCAAACTGGTGACGAATGCAGCAAAGGCAAAGATAGCGGAGATAACTGTGGACAGGAATTTCCTGGTGGGCGAACTGGAGAAGATGCTTAGGCGGCGAATCGAAGTAATGAGCTATAAAGAGTTCATAAATGCAATCAGGAGCAGAGCAGAGAGTATCCATGGGTCCAGGTCCGCAGATGGTGAGCCCAGAAAGGAACGCGATATATTGCAGAGTAATCTGATTTCCATTTCTGACTTTCTCGATGCATGGACCACAGAAGAGAAATGCCTCCGTATTCTCTCCATCAATGATAATCCCACACTCTTTCTCAAACTTCTTGACCCCTCTGTTCTGAGCGAACCGGTATTCCGGAGGGCACATGCCTCCATAATGATGAGTGGCACGCTATACCCGGTGGAGATGTATGCCGATGTACTGGGTGCTACACGGGTCAATGGACGTGAGATAGCTTTACGTGAGTACAAATCTCCATTTCCACGTGAAAATCGGCTGATCGCTGTCACCAAAGGGCTCACAACCAGGTATACAAAGAGGGGTGAAGCGATGTACAGGCGAATAGGAGAGAAGATAGAGGGAGTGGCAGAGAATGTAAGAGGTGGCATAGCTGTCTTCTTCCCTTCTTATGCGCTTCTAAAGGCTATTTTAGTCTATTTATCGCCACATATCAGGAAGAGAGTGATGGTAGAGAGGCGAGAGATGGGGAAGATGGAACGGAACAGGCTATACGAGCGGTTAAGAGATGATGAAGCAGGGATTTTATTCGCCGTCCAGGGTGGCTCGTTCTCTGAAGGTATGGATTACGAATCCAATACGCTGAAGGCAATCATCATTGTTGGACTTCCACTGAGCCCGCCTACACTGGAAGTGAAAGCTACGCAGGGCTATTATGCAGGCAAATACGGCGCTGAGAAGGGGCGACTATATGGCTACCTCTACCCCGCGATTACAAAGGTACTGCAAGCCGCAGGTAGGGGAATAAGAAGCGAACATGACCGCTGCATCATCATTCTGATGGATTACCGGTTTGCTCAGTTCCCATATAAGAGATGCCTGCCGCCCGACTTCGATATGATATTCACAGATAAAGTGGAGGATTTATGCAGGAGCTTCTTCAACATTGGTTCCGAAACTAATTCCAGCTTTATGATACCATAATTTTGGCAGCAGGAAAAAGAAAAGCGAAAAACTTTTGAGTGACTTGATCGAATTTTGATTTTATGGCTAAAGAGGTGCTCCACGAGAAGGGGGCTGATGGTGCATACCTCAGATTAAGAATAATCTTGTTTTTGGATTTAACAGGAATTATAGAGGCAACGGGTTATACGAACTATTTTGTGTATGGAATATATGGAGCAATAATATCATTCTATTTTGGGCTCAGAACTGTTGAGAAGAAGAAAATAGAATCGCTGATAAAAAAAAGGAGATGCCATAGAGATTTTGAAGACAAGATATGCCCTTGGCGAGCTGTCAGAAACCGAATTCGAGAGTATAAAAAAGCAATTGTAAAAAACAAGATATAAATACTCAAAACACAAAAAGATAATCTCTAAACAGAGACCCAATAATAAAGTTTTTTTTCAAAAGGTCACACATCCTCATCATGTGTGGATTTCCGCCCCTCATAACTTATTCCCGCAGTATTACACCAACGAGATAAAATGCTTCTCTTCACAGAAATAGCCTTAAGCCTTAGCAACTCTGCTTCAAAGCTTCTTTTCATTAATGTATTATGTATTAAGATTAAAACTTAAGATACACGCAATTTATAGCCTCCCTCTACCTTGACCACGATGCCTGAATACCTGAGCCAGTTTAAGAACTTCTTCGCGTATGTTCTCTTCGTTATCTCCGACCATTGCCTGTTATATCCCTCTTCTAAGAGATCACCAAGCGTTATCAGCGTTATTTTATCGTCAGCATGTAGTTGCTGCTGTAGCCTGTCTATAAGTTTTTTATAACCAGAACCAAGCAGATGTTCGGTGAATTTCTTCTTCCTGAGCCCATCACTGCTGCGCGTTATCTCCCGCCCATCCTCTGTCAATTCGTAAAAACCTCTCCGTGGGTGCCTGACAAACCCCATTGCACGACAACATGAGAGTTCCTGACTCAACCGTCTCTCCTCTGTTCCCAGTTCAGCCGCAAGTTTATGAATTTCACTACCCTCGGGGAATAGAGCATCCATTATCTTCAGCATCTTCTCCACACTGAGATAAGGAACGGGGCTGTCCATCCCCTCCTTCTCTTCCTCAAGTCTTAAAATCCCCCTTCTATAATGCCCAAAGCCTGTGAAATCAAGTATGCTTGCAATTGCAGCGCCATAGGTCTTTAAGGTCAGCGGGTTTGTCCAATTCTTACCATACCGCTTTACCATCTCGTCACCAATCTCAAAGATCGTCAGTTCCCCTTTCTGAATCAGTTCCTGCTTCACCACTACAAAATACTCGATCTTGTTCGTCTGCTCTTCCAGTATCTTCTTCGCCGCCTCTTCATCCGTCCTTATTAGGACAGAATAGTCTGCACCCGGGCGTGTAAACAAGAATCTCCGCCGCCCAACAATAAAATCGAGCGATTTCATTGTTGCTATAAGATTATTAACCGTGGTCATGCTCACTCCAATAGCCCTCGCTATATCCCTGGTTGAGAACTCATTCACTACCGAGATGTATTGCAGCGGTATCTGCTTCAATATCTCGTTCATCTTACCGATGCGCAGATAGGGGATATATCCTGTATTCGCTCCCATCATGGTATCACTCCTATATCATTCTATCCCATTCCATTCATCCATTTTTGCTCTTTGAGCCCAATTCCGCTCGCTCATTTGCCAGTACATCTATTATCTCTTCATATACTGTTCTCAATTCCACATTCTTTACTCGCCCCAATAGCTTCTTTATCACCAGTTCCGGCATGCTCGAACCGATGTGATTGAACATCGGCTGCCGATCCACAATAATGTTCC carries:
- a CDS encoding methanogenesis marker 15 protein gives rise to the protein MATRVAQISCGTEYSGIQWLLSEIAEQVGIELVYPEMELSRVEAACKEIGLKAESPSLNLMMARAVSMLEDPSIKGALLLTCFRCSEGTIVKDTIRRFLHERTDIPVIAYSNVEKPKEIEIYSRLEALKTLIARKALLMRARQEGITMGIDSGSSTTKVVVMKDNIIVGEAWLPTTDPVKSADSAIEVALKDATLKESDIEAIGVTGHGRELVGEHVKADLNLEEVSVVAKGAALLTNRHKGEASVIDIGGMNNKLILMRDGIANSFSLGGICGGSSGRFLEVASHRLDVDISELGQLALKSSAKYELQSYCMVFGIQSLVVALASGIKKEDVAAAACRSVAEQVYETQIQEMEMRPPVIFVGGVSLVEGVQKEFERLLGTEVIVPENSQYAGAVGIATLVSGI
- a CDS encoding methanogenesis marker 5 protein, yielding MKVLVYPPNSLILADLVERGGHEPVVLMREIGKHVRDAEIDAPPLNVTEDDLKRALRYVSVEEPAGVKGRIGLLAPLLEQAEASIILTDAPPTYGCMGCAVSDEFFKFLIRKRKIPTLEVKFEGGERMDEMVKQIMAFLKGLPKGEGK
- a CDS encoding ATP-dependent DNA helicase — translated: MEESSFFPFPSVREGQREFMADVKHAVEAGGILVAHAPTGIGKTVAALVPALLYAIENEKTIFFLTSKRSQHKIAIDTLRLIKERNDLNLTAVDITSKQSMCPRAVSVYREFYSLFNEFCRNEQKNKRCWYYMNHDEEALARIRGEIMHVEELCEWCKTRQICPYKAALEVGKSADVIVCDYNYLFSRDIASKVLEKIEKNLDELIVIVDEAHNLPDRIRNNLSSELRLKTISETARSIRNIDREMYNNLLQMEMILSKLVTNAAKAKIAEITVDRNFLVGELEKMLRRRIEVMSYKEFINAIRSRAESIHGSRSADGEPRKERDILQSNLISISDFLDAWTTEEKCLRILSINDNPTLFLKLLDPSVLSEPVFRRAHASIMMSGTLYPVEMYADVLGATRVNGREIALREYKSPFPRENRLIAVTKGLTTRYTKRGEAMYRRIGEKIEGVAENVRGGIAVFFPSYALLKAILVYLSPHIRKRVMVERREMGKMERNRLYERLRDDEAGILFAVQGGSFSEGMDYESNTLKAIIIVGLPLSPPTLEVKATQGYYAGKYGAEKGRLYGYLYPAITKVLQAAGRGIRSEHDRCIIILMDYRFAQFPYKRCLPPDFDMIFTDKVEDLCRSFFNIGSETNSSFMIP
- a CDS encoding SHOCT domain-containing protein, producing MEILKTRYALGELSETEFESIKKQL
- a CDS encoding AAA-associated domain-containing protein, producing MMGANTGYIPYLRIGKMNEILKQIPLQYISVVNEFSTRDIARAIGVSMTTVNNLIATMKSLDFIVGRRRFLFTRPGADYSVLIRTDEEAAKKILEEQTNKIEYFVVVKQELIQKGELTIFEIGDEMVKRYGKNWTNPLTLKTYGAAIASILDFTGFGHYRRGILRLEEEKEGMDSPVPYLSVEKMLKIMDALFPEGSEIHKLAAELGTEERRLSQELSCCRAMGFVRHPRRGFYELTEDGREITRSSDGLRKKKFTEHLLGSGYKKLIDRLQQQLHADDKITLITLGDLLEEGYNRQWSEITKRTYAKKFLNWLRYSGIVVKVEGGYKLRVS